The proteins below come from a single Vitis vinifera cultivar Pinot Noir 40024 chromosome 9, ASM3070453v1 genomic window:
- the LOC100259317 gene encoding protein LURP-one-related 12, which yields MKAGAVVEEGFIYEEEIQLTVFKTSLFFTGDGFTVYDPKGTLVFRVDSYEPDARDKGELILMDASGRCLLTVRRKRPSLHQRWEGFLGEGIDGKKPIFSVKRSSIIGRSGVTVEMYSNPGEDYQIEGSFSHRCCTIFNAAKESVAEIRRKVDASTHVMLGKDVFTLCLKPGFGGAFAMGLVLVLDQISDDYEDDGLQVDPAANDLSL from the exons ATGAAAGCAGGAGCAGTGGTTGAAGAGGGGTTCATCTACGAGGAAGAGATCCAACTCACTGTTTTCAAGACCTCCCTCTTCTTCACTGGCGATGGCTTCACTGTCTACGACCCCAAGGGCACGCTTGTCTTCCGAGTCGACTCCTACGAGCCTGACGCGCGTGACAAGGGCGAGCTCATTCTCATGGACGCCTCCGGCCGCTGTCTCCTCACCGTCCGCCGAAAG AGGCCGAGTCTACATCAACGGTGGGAAGGGTTCCTTGGGGAGGGAATCGACGGGAAGAAGCCGATCTTCAGCGTGAAGAGATCATCGATAATCGGACGGTCGGGCGTGACGGTGGAGATGTACAGCAATCCAGGTGAGGACTACCAGATAGAGGGCTCCTTCAGCCATCGATGTTGCACGATTTTTAATGCAGCCAAGGAGTCAGTGGCTGAGATCAGACGCAAAGTGGATGCTTCAACGCATGTGATGCTTGGGAAGGACGTTTTCACCCTGTGCCTCAAGCCTGGCTTCGGTGGGGCTTTTGCCATGGGATTAGTGCTCGTTCTTGATCAGATCAGTGATGATTATGAGGATGATGGGCTTCAGGTGGACCCCGCCGCAAACGATTTAAGTCTTTAA